GCCGCCGGCAGTCTCGTCGCACACTCGCCACCTTGTTGTCCACAAAGAAGCGGGACGACTGTTGCGCTTCCTCAAGTTTGACGGATCCTCCCTCAATTCCATATGGATGctcttaaaattattaatattctatctcaagaaattgtttttctctctaataagatgagattcattttttactaagttgaatcacttttatttcaatatctcttttactttaaaaattgtgtcatttcaaaaatttaccTCTCCATTTTAAAAGCATTATtgatacaaataaaaaataaaatactccgtagataacataaaaaaagagtAGATCTTGATTGTtgataataatgtaaaaaaaagaaagaattgcTAAGTGATTAGTGAATAATCCTTGTTGCGCCGAGCGAATTCTGATCCCTCAAAATAGCCAAAATGGTTTCAGATCCAACAATGAGTCCTAGTGAGCATTATACATGATCATTGCTTTCATTTACCAAGATGCATATTATTTCTATGGTTGATtcttcaaaaacaaaatatgagaATGAAGAATTAAGACATCATTATGATTCCTAACATGTTCCTCATTTCTGCCTTCCGATATTAATCTCATGCaacaattgaaaatatatttgccCCTTCATATATTACTCTACTAACCATATCATTCTATTCAAGACAGGCTCTTACATAGTATGATGAAAATCGGCAAAtaacagaaaatattaaacatcAAAGTTGCAATAATATTTCCACCCAATTTAAATCtgctaaaaaaacaaatactccgTATAAGGGAGCAGAAATGGAGAGTTTATCAGCCAAAGTTTCAAACACAGAATTTGTATGAATCAAACAACAGAACCCCTTGTCAATCAAAATTATAGAGATTAAAACTCTGATCAAAACATATTCACTAACACATCAAACAAATTAAGAGAATGAGCATCAAGCATAGCTTACTACCAGCCAACATAATCAAATTGagcaaacaaaaatcaaattaacatGCCTAATCAAAACATTCAAAGAAggaacataaaacaaaaataaaattgcattaCTCTGAAATATCccaaaacacaaaattcattTCAATTAAAGCGTCTAATAGAGCATAGAGTAGCAATATCACCAGTATCCAcgatttcataaaattttaaaagcaaaattaaattgggggaaaaaacCCTAAATCAAGCGGTGAGCACAACAGCGCCTCCAGCTTCCTTGATCTTCTTCTCGGCGTTCTTCGACACGAGCTTGGCCTTCAACACGACCGGCTTCCCCTCCGGCAGCAGTCCCTTCCCCAGCACCTTGAAGTAGCCGAACTGCGTGACGTCGATGAGCGGCGCGTTGTCCTTGGACGCCTTGTCCTTCACCTCCTGCGGCACCAGCGACCAGAGGCGATCGATGTTGACGGTGGGGCAGTGGAACTTGTTGCGGAGGCGGTGGAAGTACCTCATACCGACCTTGCCGAAGTAACCGGGATGGTACTTGTCGAAGAGAATGCGGTGGTGGTGCATTCCTCCGGCGTTACCCCGACCTCCGGGATGCTTGCGGTGCTTGCCGATACGGCCGTGGCCGGCGCTGACGTGGCCGCGCTTCTTGCGGTTCTTCTTGAATCTGGTGGTCATTTTCTCTGGGTGGAAGAGGGCGGCGGCGCTGGGTGGAGGCGAAATGGGGGTTAGGTTTTGGGGATTTATAGGGAAATTGATTTTGGGTGGGTGCGTGTTAGGGTTTCAGAGAAGGTTTTTTTACAATAATGCCCTTTCTTCTGTGGAAttccaaattatattttgtataaaatCAATTTGTAGAGCTAATTTTTCTCCTCTTTGAAGACTAAATGAAATATAGactataattcaattatttttaattaaaaatctttttaaaacttaagaagatttttttttctcgaagcaaaaattttagatttgtgATAGGCAGACTATAAGCCCAAAAGTcataattacaaaatactagtactcctagtatatgaattcaatgatacttatattgaaaaattattgataacaAAAATACATCTCGGTAACATGgtagagaaattaaaagagaaaacagagaaaaaagattaaaaacagagtaatgaatttaaaaa
The nucleotide sequence above comes from Salvia hispanica cultivar TCC Black 2014 chromosome 5, UniMelb_Shisp_WGS_1.0, whole genome shotgun sequence. Encoded proteins:
- the LOC125190505 gene encoding 60S ribosomal protein L27a-3, whose protein sequence is MTTRFKKNRKKRGHVSAGHGRIGKHRKHPGGRGNAGGMHHHRILFDKYHPGYFGKVGMRYFHRLRNKFHCPTVNIDRLWSLVPQEVKDKASKDNAPLIDVTQFGYFKVLGKGLLPEGKPVVLKAKLVSKNAEKKIKEAGGAVVLTA